The following coding sequences are from one Musa acuminata AAA Group cultivar baxijiao chromosome BXJ2-4, Cavendish_Baxijiao_AAA, whole genome shotgun sequence window:
- the LOC135610863 gene encoding E3 ubiquitin-protein ligase WAV3-like, whose protein sequence is MGTGGWRRAFCTSVRRDTDAAATGTRVEAGEKHQRSPRSCAKLSFFSGGGGSNPSTPRLALAEAAPGLRCRTKSKTPDNKTVQCDAATSSVPTATTPRSRSPALFHRQAFSAPSSPRTASRFALFKHLSRSRCRICSLCLKASQETPVFTAECSHAFHFSCIAAHVRSHASLACPVCSASWRHAPFLSALRRREDDAPEPGAAGETENWNPNRRTTNGGSRNTSKGGERQLGENRLAAAAAAAVVAAKVYDDDEPLLIVSKPNQGGVMRFNPIPEAANEDKDDEDGEDEETEDVERDDEFYGLLATPRARSASRTDGGVRRRPTSRSRAGGGLVSVMPQAALLSEGRRHRSYVVVLKVKAPPIGSFAPLRAPIDLVTVLNVSQGMTGEKLRMLKRAMRLVVFSLGPGDRLSIVAFSAAAGAKRLLPLRRMSRQGQRAARQVVERLVVVGGGAAARGASVSDALRKATKVLEDRRERNPVGTIMLLSDSRQQQPEQEKKGSNHHDYKPLRSPRGTGGGHIGLHPLATTTAATRFAHLEIPIQDAGFGDGGAERPPQKQGQVPSEDAFIKCVGGLVSVVMQDVRLQLVFPSGEFSAVHPCGGGGGGCDVALRGGNSVIRLGDLYAEEERELLVELRLPVAPLGGHGGHHRLSVKCNYKDPATQDLAFSAEQILLLPPLLQHHSELGRSASSSASPTTSLRLRNIFVSTRAVAESRRLADLSDYATARHLLSSARALILQSASDSRQDHHLVQNLDAELAALQRRRYQAQHRLHHDQLQEEVLSPSGMRRRRREAPAEVRGEPLTPTSAWRAAEQLAKVASTRKSLNRGGDLHGFENARF, encoded by the exons ATGGGAACAGGAGGGTGGAGGAGAGCCTTCTGCACGTCGGTCCGTCGAGATACGGATGCTGCTGCGACGGGGACGAGGGTGGAAGCGGGGGAGAAGCATCAGCGCAGCCCCAGGAGCTGCGCAAAGCTGAGCTTCTtctccggcggcggcggcagcaacccCTCGACGCCGAGGCTGGCGCTGGCGGAGGCGGCCCCGGGCCTCCGGTGCCGCACCAAGTCGAAGACTCCAGACAACAAGACGGTGCAATGCGACGCGGCCACATCTTCCGTCCCCACCGCCACCACTCCGAGGAGTCGGAGCCCCGCTCTGTTTCATCGGCAGGCCTTCTCCGCGCCTTCGTCTCCGAGAACAGCCTCCAGATTCGCCCTCTTCAAGCACCTCTCCCGG AGCCGGTGCAGGATATGTTCGCTGTGCCTGAAGGCGAGCCAGGAGACGCCAGTCTTCACGGCGGAGTGTTCCCACGCCTTCCACTTTTCCTGTATTGCCGCCCACGTCAGGAGCCACGCCAGCCTCGCCTGCCCCGTCTGCTCCGCCTCCTGGCGCCACGCGCCCTTTCTCTCCGCGCTCCGCCGCCGAGAAGACGATGCACCCGAGCCAGGGGCGGCGGGAGAGACGGAGAACTGGAACCCGAATAGGAGAACTACCAACGGCGGCAGCCGGAACACCAGCAAAGGCGGGGAACGACAGCTGGGGGAGAACAGAttggctgccgccgccgccgccgccgttgtTGCTGCTAAGGTCTATGACGACGACGAGCCGCTGCTGATTGTGTCGAAGCCCAACCAGGGAGGGGTGATGCGATTCAATCCTATACCAGAAGCAGCCAACGAGGACAAGGATGACGAAGACGGCGAGGACGAGGAGACGGAGGACGTGGAACGAGACGACGAGTTTTATGGGCTCCTAGCGACCCCTCGCGCCCGATCTGCCAGCCGCACTGACGGAGGAGTCCGTCGTCGGCCGACATCGAGGTCCAGGGCTGGTGGCGGCCTTGTGAGCGTGATGCCGCAGGCGGCCCTGCTCTCGGAAGGGCGGAGGCACCGAAGCTACGTGGTGGTTCTTAAGGTAAAAGCGCCACCGATAGGATCCTTCGCCCCTCTCCGCGCCCCGATTGATCTGGTGACAGTGCTGAACGTGAGCCAAGGCATGACAGGGGAGAAGCTCCGGATGCTGAAGCGCGCAATGCGGCTGGTGGTTTTCTCTTTGGGCCCCGGGGACCGGCTCTCCATAGTGGCCTTCTCGGCAGCCGCAGGTGCTAAGAGGCTCCTCCCTCTACGACGGATGTCGAGGCAAGGCCAGCGGGCTGCCCGCCAGGTGGTGGAAAGGCTCGTCGTGGTGGGCGGTGGCGCCGCCGCGAGAGGCGCCAGCGTCAGCGACGCCCTCCGGAAGGCCACCAAAGTCCTCGAAGACCGCAGGGAGCGCAACCCGGTGGGCACCATCATGCTCCTATCCGACTCCAGGCAGCAGCAACCGGAACAAGAGAAGAAGGGGAGCAACCATCATGATTACAAACCCCTTCGCTCGCCGCGTGGTACCGGCGGTGGCCATATCGGGCTTCATCCTCTAGCAacgacgaccgccgccactcgctTCGCGCATCTGGAGATCCCCATCCAAGATGCTGGATTTGGAGACGGTGGAGCAGAACGACCGCCACAGAAACAGGGTCAGGTGCCATCAGAAGACGCGTTCATCAAGTGCGTGGGCGGCCTCGTGTCCGTGGTCATGCAGGACGTCCGCCTCCAACTTGTCTTCCCGTCCGGCGAATTTTCTGCCGTGCACCCGTGTGGAGGCGGCGGTGGTGGCTGCGACGTGGCCCTCCGAGGAGGGAATTCTGTCATCCGGTTGGGTGACCTCTATGCAGAGGAGGAGAGGGAGCTGCTTGTGGAGCTGAGGTTGCCGGTGGCGCCGCTCGGCGGACACGGCGGgcaccaccgcttgtcagtgaagTGCAACTACAAGGATCCAGCCACCCAAGATCTCGCGTTCAGCGCGGAGCAGATCCTTCTCTTGCCGCCCCTCCTCCAGCACCACTCCGAGCTCGGCCGTTCTGCCTCGTCCTCCGCCAGCCCGACCACTTCCCTGCGCCTCCGGAACATCTTCGTCTCGACCCGCGCGGTGGCGGAGTCGCGGCGCCTCGCCGACCTCTCGGATTACGCCACGGCCCGACACCTCCTCTCCTCCGCTCGCGCGTTGATTCTGCAGTCCGCTTCCGATAGCCGCCAGGACCACCACCTCGTCCAGAACCTTGACGCGGAGCTCGCCGCCCTCCAGCGGCGGCGGTACCAGGCGCAACACCGGCTTCATCATGATCAGCTGCAGGAAGAGGTCCTCTCGCCATCCGGGATGAGACGCCGGCGGCGGGAAGCTCCGGCGGAGGTGCGAGGGGAGCCTCTGACGCCCACTTCGGCTTGGCGCGCCGCCGAGCAGCTGGCCAAGGTGGCCAGCACGCGGAAAAGCCTGAACCGGGGCGGCGATCTACATGGGTTCGAGAACGCCCGGTTCTAA